The following proteins are co-located in the Streptomyces sp. NBC_01198 genome:
- a CDS encoding class II fructose-bisphosphate aldolase, with translation MTATTTADLVSAAHAAGHGVAAFNVITLEHAEAITAAAEAAGQPVILQISENAVAFHSGRPAPILAAAVALADAAAVPVAVHLDHVQDEDLLRSGVAAGVSSVMYDASVLPYEQNVRATARISAWAHSHGVWVEAELGAVGGKDGAHAPGVRTDPDQAAAFAAATGVDALAVAVGSSHAMTLRTARLDHALIARLRAAVAIPLVLHGSSGVPDDELRQAVAAGMVKINIGTALNIAFTSAVREQLSADPAVVDPRRYLRQARDAMTATAGHLLHVVSSGRAAS, from the coding sequence ATGACCGCCACCACCACCGCCGACCTGGTCAGCGCCGCCCACGCGGCGGGCCACGGCGTCGCCGCGTTCAACGTCATCACCCTGGAGCACGCGGAGGCGATCACCGCCGCCGCCGAGGCCGCCGGGCAGCCGGTGATCCTGCAGATCAGCGAGAACGCGGTGGCCTTCCACAGCGGCCGCCCGGCACCGATACTCGCCGCCGCGGTCGCCCTGGCCGACGCCGCCGCCGTACCGGTCGCCGTCCACCTGGACCACGTCCAGGACGAGGATCTGCTGCGATCCGGCGTGGCCGCCGGGGTGTCGTCCGTAATGTACGACGCCTCGGTGCTGCCCTACGAGCAGAATGTGCGGGCCACCGCCCGGATCTCCGCCTGGGCCCACTCCCACGGGGTGTGGGTGGAGGCCGAACTGGGCGCGGTCGGCGGCAAGGACGGTGCCCATGCCCCGGGCGTGCGGACCGATCCGGACCAGGCCGCCGCCTTCGCCGCGGCCACCGGGGTGGACGCGCTCGCGGTCGCGGTGGGCAGCTCGCACGCGATGACCCTGCGCACCGCCCGCCTCGACCACGCCCTGATCGCCCGGCTGCGGGCCGCCGTCGCCATACCCCTGGTGCTGCACGGCTCCTCCGGTGTGCCCGACGACGAACTGCGGCAGGCGGTCGCGGCCGGCATGGTGAAGATCAACATAGGCACGGCTCTCAATATCGCCTTCACCTCCGCCGTCCGTGAGCAGCTGTCCGCCGACCCGGCCGTGGTCGATCCGCGCCGCTATCTGCGCCAGGCCCGGGACGCGATGACGGCCACCGCCGGGCATCTCCTCCACGTCGTCTCCTCAGGGCGCGCCGCCAGTTGA
- a CDS encoding SIS domain-containing protein — translation MPVSLTTAEIASQPDCWLRAADIATAAAGRLPHRGERVAVIGCGTSWFMAQSYAALREQAGHGVTDAFAASEFPSARAYDRVLAITRSGTTTEVLRAGARLRAAGTPVVAITADPHTPVQQAADELVVLDFADERSVVQTRFATTTLALLRAHLGHDLTAAVADARSAVTAALPESLPAAEQTTFLGTGWTYGLAQEAALKMREAAGAWTESYPAMEYRHGPISITGPGRTVWAFGALPAGLADDIAAAGGTLESRPELDPLADLVRAQRLAVAVAEHEGLDPDRPRNLTRSVVLG, via the coding sequence ATGCCCGTCTCGTTGACCACTGCCGAAATCGCGTCCCAGCCCGACTGCTGGCTGCGGGCGGCGGACATCGCCACCGCGGCGGCCGGCCGGCTGCCCCACCGGGGCGAGCGCGTGGCGGTCATCGGCTGCGGTACGTCCTGGTTCATGGCCCAGTCCTACGCGGCGCTGCGCGAGCAGGCCGGACACGGCGTCACGGACGCCTTCGCCGCGTCCGAGTTCCCCTCCGCACGTGCCTACGACCGCGTGCTGGCCATCACCCGCTCGGGCACCACCACCGAAGTGCTGCGGGCCGGCGCCCGCCTGCGGGCCGCCGGTACTCCGGTCGTCGCCATCACCGCCGATCCGCACACGCCGGTGCAGCAGGCCGCGGACGAACTGGTCGTGCTGGACTTCGCGGACGAACGCTCCGTCGTGCAGACCCGATTCGCCACCACGACGCTCGCACTGCTCCGCGCCCACCTGGGCCACGACCTCACCGCCGCCGTCGCCGACGCCCGCAGCGCGGTGACCGCCGCCCTCCCGGAGTCGTTGCCCGCCGCCGAGCAGACCACCTTCCTCGGCACCGGCTGGACCTACGGGCTGGCCCAGGAGGCGGCCCTCAAGATGCGCGAGGCCGCGGGTGCCTGGACCGAGAGCTACCCGGCGATGGAGTACCGCCACGGGCCGATCAGCATCACCGGCCCCGGCCGGACCGTCTGGGCCTTCGGCGCCCTGCCGGCCGGGCTGGCCGACGACATCGCCGCGGCAGGCGGCACACTGGAATCCCGCCCCGAACTCGACCCGCTGGCCGATCTGGTGCGCGCGCAACGACTCGCGGTCGCCGTCGCCGAGCACGAGGGCCTGGACCCGGACCGCCCGCGCAATCTCACCCGCTCGGTCGTCCTCGGCTGA